The Acidovorax sp. RAC01 genomic sequence AAGGCCGCCGTGGTGGCAGGGCAGATCGACGCCACCTTTGGCGGCCCCGACTTGTTCCTGCTCAAGCCGCAGGGCGTTCAGATCGCGCTGAGCACCAAAGGCCGTGGGCCGGACTACACCATCAACTCCGGCATTCTGGCCACCGAGGAGTTCGCCACCCAGAACCCGCAGCTCACGCAGCGCCTGGTGCACCAGCTGGTGCGCGCCGCGCACTGGGCCTCGCAAGAGGGCAACCGCGAGGCGCTCATCAAGCTGTATGCCGACAACAGCGGCAACCCCGAGCTTTCGTTCCGCGAGGAGCTGGCGGGCGACAACCTGAACGCCCGGTATTCGCCGCTGCTCGACGAGGGCTTCATCGCCGGTTACCAGGGCGTGCTGGATGACGGCGTGAAGCTCGGGCTGATCCGCCAGACGTTTGACGTGAAGGCCTGGTTCCAGCCTACCTTCGTGCAGCAGGCCGTCAAGGACCTCAAGCTCGACAAGCAGTGGCGCGAGACCGATGCCGCTGGCAAGGCCAAGGGGGCTGCATGAGCATCACCACCAATGGGGCCGCCTCCGCTTCCACCCAGGCGCCCAACATCGTCTTCATCCTGGCCGACGACCTGGGCTGGGCCGACCTCAGTGTGTACGGCCAGGCCGACTTCACCACGCCGCACCTGGATGCGCTGGCGGGCGAGGGCGTGCGCTTTACCCAGGCCTATGCCAACTCGGCCGTGTGCTCGGCCACGCGGTTTGCGCTGATCACCGGGCGCTACCAGTACCGGCTGCGCGGTGGGCTGGAGGAACCCCTGGTGCGCAAGGCCCATGTGCACGGCCTGCCGCCCGAGCACCCCACGCTGCCATCGTTGCTGCGCGATGCGGGCTATGACACGGCGCTGATTGGCAAGTGGCACCTGGGCAGCCTGCCCACCTTCGGCCCGCTCAAGAGTGGCTACGACCGCTTCTTTGGCAACTATGGCGGTGCCATCGACTACTTCACGCACAAGCCCGGCGTGGGCAATGCCGTGGCGCGCGATCTGTACGAAGGCGAGGTGCTGGTGGAGCGCGTGGGCTACTACACGCAGCTGCTGGCCGATGAGGCCACGCGCTGGATCGGCGAGCGCAGCGCGGCCAAGCCTTTCTTTTTGTCGCTGCACTTCACGGCGCCGCACTGGCCCTGGGTGGGGCCGGAGGACGAAGAAATATCGCTGGGCCTGAAGGACCTGTTTCACTACGACGGCGGCAATCTGGCCACCTATGCGCGCATGGTGCGCTCACTCGACAAGGCGGTGGGCCAGGTGCTCGATGCACTCAAGGCACAAGGCCTGGCCGACAACACCATCGTCGTCTTCACCAGCGACAACGGCGGCGAGCGCTTTTCCAAGACCTGGCCCTTCACCGGCCAGAAGACCGAGTTGCTGGAGGGCGGCATCCGCGTGCCCACGCTGCTGCGCTGGCCTGCGCGCATTGCACCGCAGGTGAGCGACCAAGTCACCGCCACCATGGACTGGCTGCCCACGCTGCTGGCCGCTGCGGGCGTGGCGCCCCATGCCGACTACCCGCCGGACGGCGAGAGCATCCTGCCCGTGCTGCTGGGCGATGCGCCTGCGCACCCGCGCACGCTGTTCTGGCGCTACAAGTCGCAGCGCCAGCGCGCCGTGCGCGAGGGCCGCTTCAAGTACCTGCGCATCAACGACAACGAGTTTTTGTTCGACGTGGAAGACGACACGCTGGAGCGCGCCAACCTGCGCCACAAGCACCCCGAGGTGTTCGAGCGCCTGCGCACGGCGTGGGAGCGGTGGAATGCGCAGTTCCTGCCCATCACCGACGAGGTCATCACCCACGGGCTGTCGCCCGACATCCAGGCCGACCGCTACGTGCCCGACCTGGGCCAGCGGGGGATGTAACCCCGTACGTCGAGAAAAATCAAGAGAAAAATGCCTTTGGCGCCTGATGAATAAGCGCTAGTAGCTATCAAAAACATAGTGTTGGGTGTCGCCCGCGGCGGTGGTGCGCGGCTTGGCCAGGGGCCCCGCCCACACCCGTTCTGTGCGGCGGCGGCCAGATTTCCAGTCTCTTCACGGGCTTTCATGAATTTTCAGCAACTGCGCTCCGTGCGCGAAGCCGTGCGGCGCGGCTACAACCTGACCGAAGTGGCCAACATGCTGCATACCTCACAGCCCGGCGTCAGTCGCCAGATCCGAGAGCTGGAAGAGGAACTGGGCGTAGAAATTTTTGTCCGGGCGGGCAAGCGCCTCACGGGCCTCACGCCGCCGGGCGAGGCGCTGCTGCCCACGGTGGAGCGCCTGCTGCTGGAGGCCGACAACCTCAAGCGTGCGGGCCAGGACTTCAGTGACAGTGCCACCGGCCGCCTGTCGGTGGCTGCCACGCATTCGCAGGCGCGGTATGCGCTGCCGCAGGTGGTGCGCGATTTCCGGGCGCTGTTTCCTCAGGTGTCGCTGCACCTGCACCAGGGCTCACCGCGCCAGGTGGCCGAGATGCTGCTCAGTGGCGAGGCCGACATCGGCGTGGCTACCGAGGCCCTGGCCGGGTACGACGCGCTGGTGACGCTGCCTTGCTACCGCTGGACGCACAGCATCGTCGTGCCTCCGGGTCACCCGTTGCTTGGTACCGGAGGGCCGGTCACGCTGGAGCAGCTGGCGCAATACCCCATCATCACCTACGAGCTGGGCTACACCGGCCGTGCGCACATCGACGAGGCCTTTGCCTGCGAGGGTCTGGCCCCCGATATTGTGCTGACCGCCATGGATGCTGACGTGATCAAGACCTATGTGGAGCTGGACATGGGCGTAGGCATCGTGGCATCGATTGCGGTGGACGAGGAACGCGACCGCCACCTGCGCCTGATTGACGCGGGCCACCTGTTTGAAGTGAACCTCACGCGCCTGGGCCTGCGGCGCGGGGCCTGGTTGCGTGGATACGCCTACCGGTTCATCGAAAGCTTTGTGCCAACGCTCACGCGGGAAACGGTCGAGAGGGCTGTGCAACAGGGCAGGGCGGTAGAACACGGGGACTTTGGGCGATAGGCGAGCGGCGGGTCGGCATCGCAAGGGCGCACTGCCCGTCGAACATGCCAAGATCGCCTCGATCGCCCCAAGTTTTTACGGGTTTAGGCTACGGAACTACCCTGTCAGCCACAAACAGAGGGGGAGTCCAGTGATCGATCTGCTCAAGAAGGCGCTTTTGCTCGGCGTCGTTATCGTCGTGGGCTACTACGGCATGCGCTTTATCGCCGGCTACAGCCTGGCCAAACAGGTCGCCGCCTGCGCGACCGAGGTGAATTCCGGCGGGCGGCTTCAGGCCGCCAAGACCGATGAAGAGCGCCGGGCCATCAAGCTGAGCGTGGTGGACTGCACGGCAAAGCGCATCAGCTTTCCCGGCTCTGTGATGTTCGACGAACACAAGCTCCGTGCCTCGATGCAGTGATGTGTTTCGCCATCAGCATGCGGCAGCTGCTGCGCGCAGCCCGCTGATCCGCCCGAAGTACGACGCATGGGCGTCGCTCTGTGCAGGCCAGTTGGCCGTGAACAGTGACAGCCACCGCACCTGGTCGTAGTGCACGGGCAGCGCATCGACATGCACCCCCGCAATCTGCGCACCGTGCGATGCCGCATGGGGCGACGGGCGGGCGGAAACCCGCGTGATGAGGCCGGGCAGCGCTCCCCCTGCGTTGGGCATGCCAGCGGCGCCGTTGTTGATGACCGCTGAGGGGCGTGGCGTGGCGGCCTGGTGCAGCACGGGCTCGCAAGTGTGGGTGGAGGCAAATACGTCCACCTGTGCCGTGCCGAAGGCCTCTGCCAGCCACGTAGCCTGTTCAGGCCTGCCGATCTGGTCCACGGCAAAACGCCAGCCGGCCAGCGACTCCGCATCGCCATGCACCACGCCCACGCGGCAATCGCCGACCTGGTAGCGGGCCAACATGGGCAGGGCTGCAAGCTGCACTAGCAGATCGGGATGCCGCTGCGCCGTGGCCTTGAGCCGGGCGTGGATGCGGTTGGAGCGCTCCACCACCTCGCCCGACACCTCGGGCGGGTAGGCACAGCCGCAGCCGGCGTCGTCGCCTTCCACCGGAAGCTCAGCCTCGACATTGCCGGTGATCGCATCGTGGCGCAGCACGCGGGCATTGATCTCGCGAAAGCCGGTGTCGTCCACGTTGAACCAGTTGAAGTCGCCGTTGAAGCACAGGGTGACGGTACCGGTTTCCTGCGCCGCCATCTGCTCGATCACATCGAGCGCAGCCACGTTGCCGTACAGGCCGCCAATCACATACAGCACATCCGCCGCGCGGGCGGGCGCGCTGGCGATGGCCTGTGGGCCGTAGCGGTAGCGCAGCGGGCAAGTGCGGCCGGCGGTGGCATCGGGTGATGGGCTCATGGGGTGCTTTCGGAAATGGGGGCGCGCAGGGGCGCAGTGGAGATGTGCCAGTGGGCCACAGGCTCCTGGTCAGCGGGGCGGTACAGGTCGAGCAGCTGGCGGTCGCCCACCTCGTCCACCGGCAGGTCGAATGCGATGCGGCCCTGGCGCAGGCCGATCACGCGGCGGGCCAGCACCGGCAATAGGGCAGGGTTGTGTACCACGGTAATCAGTGTGGCGCCTGCCGCAGATGCCGCCAGCAGCTGGCAGACCTCTGCTGCTGCGGCTGGGTCCAGCGCGGCGGTGGGTTCATCGGCCAGGATGAGGCGCGGGCCCTGCACCAGCATGCGGGCCACGCCGGCCTTTTGCCGTTCGCCGCCGGAGAGCTGGTCGGCCCGGGCGCCCGCACGCGCCAGCAGGCCCACCTGCTGCAGTGCGGCTTCGGCGCGGGCGACCTCGCCGGCGGGAAAAACCCTCGCCCAGCTGCGCCAGCCTGGCACACGGGCCAGCGCGCCGATCTGCACGTTGTCGCGCACCGACAGGCGCCCCACCAGGTGCAGCCCCTGCATGACCTGGCCGACCTCCTGGCGCAGTAGGCGCAGCTCGCGCGCACCCAGCCCCCGGCCCAGGTCCCGGCCCAGCACCTGGGCGGAGCCTTGGGTGGGCGCCATGAACCCGGTCAGCAGCCGGAACAGCGTGGATTTGCCAGCGCCGTTGTGACCGATGACGGCCACACGCTCGCCGGGCGCGACGCGCAGTTGCGCGATGTCGAGCACCGTCCGGCCGCCGATGTCGCAGCGCACGTTGCGCAGGTCAATACAGGGTGTGGTCATGCCAGCGCTTTCCGTATGCGGCGGCTCATCGCGTCAAACGACGCCACCAGCAGCACCACCACCAGCAGCACCGTGGCCAGCCGGTCCCACTGGAAGAGCGAGGTGGCCTCCGAGATCAGCAGGCCCAGGCCGCCCGCGCCGATGATGCCGAGGATGGTGGAGTCGCGGATATTGAATTCCCAGATGTACAGGTGGGCCGAAACAAACTGCGGCAGCACCGTGGGCCACACGGCGTTGAAGAACACCTGCGTTCGGCTGGCGCCGACGCCCTGCACGGCGTGGATGGCGGCCATGTCGAGCGACTCGATGGCCTCGGCAAAGAGCTTGCCGTAGGTGCCCATGGAATGCAGGCCAATGGCCAGAATACCTGCCGTAGGCCCCAACCCCACGATGCCCACCAGCACCAGGCCAAACACCAGGGTGTGGATGGAGCGCAGCGTGTCGAGCACCGCCTTGGCCGCGATGGCCAGTGCGCGCGGCGCCGCCAGGTTGCGTGCCGTGAGCACGGCCAGTGGCAACGCCAGCACTGCCCCCAGCAGCGAGCCCAGCGTGGCGATGCGTACGGTGGTCCAGGTGGCGCGGGCCAGACCGGCCAGGTAGTCGGCCTCCACCTGCTGGCGGTTTTCCACGCGCAGCACGGTGCCATCGTCGCTGGTGTACTCCAGCCTCGGGTTGCCGAACCACACATCGAGAAAGCTGGGGTAGGCAAACTCGCCCAGCGTCTTGGCCAGGTTGGCCAGCGGGGCGCGGCCCACGGACAGGTCGCCCTCGGCGAGCAGCGTCCACACGCAGGCCACCACCAGCGCTGCGTACACCAGGCCCAGCGCACCGAAGCCAAGGCGCCCACTGGCCCAAGGGTGCCGCGGCAGGTGGACCATGGTCAACGCGCCTTCAGGTTGCCAGTGGCCAGGCCTGCATCACGGATGGGCTTGTAGAAGCTGTTGTCGCGCACCACAAAACCGGTGTAGTGCGCGGGCAGCAGCTGCGGCTGCGACGCCAGTGCGGCGCCCACGCCCGACAGCGCGGTCTGCAGGCGCGTGACAAAAGCCTTGTCCGCCGCCAGCGCCTTGCTGACTGCAAAGGCATCGTTGGGCAGCGGGGCCGACGTCCAGATGATGCGCGACTGCTCGGCCTTGATCAGGCCCTGCTCGATCATGGCGTTGCGGTTGCGGTCGTAGTCGGCGCCTGCGTCCAGTACACCTTGCGTCACCTGCGTTTCAATGGCCTGGTGTTTGGTGTGCAGCACCTTGCTGAAATACGTGTCGGGGTGGATGCCCAGGGTCATGAAGTGGTGGCGGGGGATCAGGTAGCCCGAGGTGGAGCCCTTGTCGCCAAACGCAAACGTGCGGCCCTTGAGGTCGGCCAGCGTCTGTATGCCGGACTTCGGGTGCGTGATGATGATGGCGTGGTACTCGGGCTTGCCGTCGTACAGGATGGTGGAGACCACCTGCGCGCCGGCTTCGTGATTCGCCAGCACATAGCCCCAGGGGCCCATGAGCGCCATGTCGGTCTCGCCATTGGCCAGCGACTTGGCCAGGCCTTCCCAGCTGTCCACCGTGCGCAGCTGCACAGGGCGGCCTAGCTGGCTTGCCAGGTAGGCGGCCAGGGGGCGGTAGGTGGCGTCGTTCTTTTCCCGGTCGGGCTGGAACATGCCCACGCCCAGCTGCAGCGGGGGGAGGGGAGCTTGCGCCAGCGCGAGGTTTGGCGCAGCGCCCGCAGCGGCAGCGATGAGCGCCAGGGTGGCAAAGGTGCGGCGGTGCAGAGGGGTGTGCATGGGGCTTGTGATCAGGTTTGCAGTGGATCGATGGCGGTACACGGCTTGGTCGCTGGCAGGCAGTCCGTTCTTACAGCGCCTGGGTCTTCTATTTCGACGATGGGGCAGAAAAATCGCACGCCTCGTCGGCCGCCACGAAATGCAGGTCTGCAAAACCGGCGCGGGCGGTTTCACCCGTGTTGTCGGTGTCCGATGCAATGGCCAGCGACGTGGCCTTAAAGGGCAGGGCGCCAAACGCCTTCGTGGCATCGGCCAGCACGTTCACCCGCTCTGCTACCCACTTGGCCGCCTGCCCGTTGCCCGAGCGCTGTACCACCATGGCCGCGCGGTCGGTGTAGGCGTTGAAGGCGCGGGTGCCCACGGGGTGGCGGTTGTCCCAGACGTAGTTGACGGCCGCATCCGGCACCAGGTTGCCAAACAGGCTGCGCCCCAGCGCCAGCTTCAGGCGCAGTCCTGCACCCAGTGATTCGGGTGGCAGGCTGAAGGCTACGTATACGCGGGCCGCGTAGTCGTCACCCGCCTTGCGGGCCAGGTCGGCCTGCTGCAGCACGGCATCGACCCGCCACATCCAGCACAGCACGGGTGTCTTTTGCAGGTCGATCTCCAGCGGGCGCGCCAGCAGGGCCATGCTGGCGGTGGCGCTCGCCTCCACGGCGGCACGGCCGTCCCACTGCAGGGTGCGGTAGCGGGTGGCGGGCACGCGCTGGTCGATGTGCACCACCTGCCATTCGGGTGGCAGGGCGCCAGTGTTTGAAAAATCGCCCACGCGCACGGGCGCGCCAGACGCTGCAGAGGCGGCAGGCGCAGCGGCTTGCAGCAGGGCCGCCAGTGCAGCGGAAAGGAGGGTGCGTGAGGTCAGGTGCATGAAGGCTTTGAAGGGTGGGGCGATGGCAGTTCGGCCTGCCAGTGCGGGGGCAGATGGCGCAGGTCGGCGGGTTCGTCGATGTCGTGCAGCGTCGGCAGGGTGTGCAGGCGCCAGCCCAGTTGCTGCAGGCGCTGCTGCGTGAGGGTGGCCACGGCGTCGGTGCTCCAGGGCATGTCGGCAAACACCAGCGCGTCAAACCGCGCAAGGCCCAGCAGTGCATAGCCGCCGTCGGCGGTGGGCACCATGGCGGCGTCGTGTTCAGAGAGCGCCGCGGCGGCGTTGCGCAGCACGGCCGCGTCCAGGCCGGGGCAGTCGGTGCCGATCAGCAGTACCGCTTCACCCGCAGCCAGGGTGCGTTGCGCTGCGCGGCCCATGCGGGCACCCAGGTCACCGTCGCCCTGGTCGGACCATGCCACCGATGCGGGCAGGTTCAGCGATGGCCAGTCGAACGCATCCAGGCCGGGCGTCACGCACAGCTCCACCGGGCCCACGCTGGCACTGCACGCGGCATCGACGGCATCGCGCAGCATGCGGCGCGCAAGGCGGGCCGCCGCTTCGGTGCCAATGGCAGGGGCCAGCCGGGTCTTGCAGAAGCCGGGAATGGGCGCCTTGGCGATGATGAGGGTGCGGGTGGGCTTCACCGGTAGGCCTTTGCGATGTCGCTGGCGGGCACGCCGCGCCAGTAGGCCCAGCGCAGCCGCCACATGAGAACAATGGTGCGCCACACGCCGCGCTGCTCCCAGCGCCGGCCCGAGGTGGTCACCCGCTCTGCCAGGCACACCGGGCGGGCCAGGCGGCGCAGGCGGCTCGTGATCTCGATGTCCTCCATGAGCGGCTGCACCGGAAACCCGCCCACGGCATCGAATGCCTTGCGGGTCATGAAGATCGCCTGGTCGCCCGTGGCGATGCCGGTGATGCGCGAGCGCCAGTTCATCAGGACGGCCACCACCTTGAGCATGGCGGGCCGGCCTTCGATGGTCACGTCAAAGCGGCCCCAGGCCACGGCCTGCGCATCGAGCGCGGTCAGCAATGCAGGCGCGGCGGCAGGCAGGCGGGTGTCCGCATGCAGGAACAGCAGCACATCGCCGCGCGCACGGGCTGCTCCGCCGTTCATCTGCACTGCCCGCCCACGCGCTGATCGCACCACCGCGAAGCCCATGTGCTGCGCCATCTGCTCGGCCCTGTCGGCGCTGCCATCGCTGCTGCCGCCGTCCACCAGGATCACCTCTATCCCCTGGACTGCCAGGCTTTCAAGCTGCGCGCACAGCACGGGCAGCGCAGCCGCTTCGTTGAGCATGGGAACAATGACCGAAAGCGTTGCCATGGCGCGCCTTCAGCCCCTGCGCCAGGCGTGGTAGCGCTTCACCCACGCCAGCAGCTGCTGCGGCGCGTGCGCACGCTTCCATTCGCCGGCCGCGTATTTGTTGGCCTCGGCCAGTGTGGGGTAGGTGTGGATGGTGCCCACGATCTTGTTCAGGCCCAGGCCGTGCTTCATGGCCAGCACAAACTCGGCCAGCAGGTCGGCTGCATGCTCGCCCACGATGGTCACGCCCAGGATGCGGTCCTTGCCCGGCACCGTCAGTACCTTGACGAAGCCGTACGCCGTGCCGTCGGCAATGGCGCGGTCCAGGTCGTCGATGCCGTAGCGGGTGACCTCGAATGCGACGCCCTTGTCGCGGGCCTCCTGCTCGTTCAGGCCCACGCGTGCCACCTCCGGGTCCACAAACGTGGCCCACGGAATCACCGAGTAATCCGCCTTGAAGCGTTTGAATTGCCCGAACAGCGCATTCACCGCGGCGTACCAGGCCTGGTGGGCGGCGGTGTGCGTGAACTGGTACGGGCCGGCCACGTCGCCTGCCGCGTAGATGTTGGGGTACAGCGTTTCCAGATATTCGTTGGTGACCACGGTGCGGTCCACCGGGATGCCCAGTGCTTCCAGGCCATACCCCTGCAGCCGGGCCACGCGGCCCACGGCGCACACCAGTGCGTCAAACTCGATGCGCCGCTCCACGCCGTTGTGCTCGACGATGATCCACTTGCGCACTGCGCCGCCTTGCCCGTCGCCTTGTTCTTCGCCTTGTCCTTCGCGTTCACAGCGCACGGCCTTGTGGCTGGTGAGCACCTCCACACCGTCGTGCGCGAGCGCGGCGCGCACCATGTCGGACACCTCGGCGTCTTCGCGCGGCATGAGGCGCGGGCCCATCTCGACCTGCGTGACGGCCGAGCCGAGCCGCACCAGTGCCTGCGCCAGCTCGCAGCCAATAGGGCCGCCGCCCAGCACCACCACGCGCCCGGGCGCTGCGTCCAGCTGGCCAAAGCGGTCCCACAGCGTGTCGCTGGTGACGTAGCCCACATCGTCCAGGCCGGGCAGGGGCGGCACCATGGGCCGCGCACCGGCGGCGATGACGATGCTGCGGGTGGTCAGGCGCTGGCGCGTGCCGTCGGCGGCTTCGATCTCGACCGTCCACGGGTCCACCACCCGGCCGTAGCCCTGCAGCACCTCCACGCCCAGCGATTCGTAGCGCTCCACGCTGTCGTGTGGGGCAATGGCGCGCACCACGTCGTGCACGCGTGCCATCACCTGCCTGAAGCTGAACTGCGGCGTGGCGGGCGCCAGGCCGTAGCGGTCGGCATGGCGCATGGCCGAGGCCAGCTTGGCCGTCTTGATGAGTGCCTTGCTGGGCACGCAGCCGTAGTTCAGGCAGTCGCCGCCCATCTTGTGTGCCTCGACCAGCGTGACCTTGGCCTTCACGGCCGCGCCGATGTAGGCCGTGACCAGCCCGGCCGCGCCCGCGCCGATCACGATGAGGTTGCGGTCGTAGCGCTGCGGCCGCGTCCAGCGCGCGTACACCCGGCGGCGCGCCAGCCAGCCCAGCACGGCTTTGGCGACCAGGGGGAACACGCCCAGCAGCACAAACGACAGCAGCACGCCGGGCGACACAATGCCCGACAGGCTGGTGATCTGCGCCAGCTGGGTGCCGGCATTCACGTACACCAGCGTTCCTGCCAGCATGCCCACCTGGCTCACACCGTAGAAGGTGAGCGAGCGAATGGGCATCAACCCCATCACCAGGTTGATGAGGAAAAACGGGAACACCGGCACCAGCCGCAGCGTGAACAGGTAGAACGCGCCATCGCGCGCCATGCCGTCGTTGATGGGTTTCAGGCGGTCGCCAAAGCGCGCCTGCACCCAGTCGCGCAGCAGGTAGCGCGCGCTCCAGAAGGCCAGCGTGGCGCCCAGCGTGGAGGCAAACGATGCGATGACCGTGCCCCAGAACAGGCCGAACACGGCCCCTGCGGCCAGCGTCATGATCACTGCGCCGGGTAGCGACAGCGCCGTGACCAGCACATAGACCGCGCCAAACGCCAGCCCCAGCAGCACGGGCGATGCGGCCTTCCAGGCCAGGAACTGGTCCAACCCGGCCTTGAGGCCATCGAGCGTGAGCCACCGCTGGCCGCCCAGCGCAAAGAACGCGCCCACGCCCAGCACCGCCGCTGCCAGCAGCGCGATCGATTGGAGGTTTTTCATGGTGGTTGCCCGCGCGCGTCAGGCCTTGAGCGCGCCGCCGCAGCTGCTGCCCTGGCCTGCGGTGCAGCCAAAGCAGTGGTCGGCAATGCGCACGGGCAGACCGGCCGGGTCCTGCTCCAGCAGGTCGGCAAGGTGCGGGCGCGGCTTGAAGGGCAGGCCTTCGGCCGCCGGCAGGGGCAGGCCCAGCTGCTGGTTGAAGTCGCAGTCGTACAGGTGGCCCTGCCAGTCCACGCTGATCAGGTTGCGGCACATCACCGCCGCGTGGTTGTTTTCGGTGAAGCTGCTGCGCAGCAGCTGCATGTAGCTGTGGAACTGCCCCTTGGAGACCAGCATCGAACCAAAGCGCTGGATGGGCATGTTGGTGATGACGAACAGCTCGTTGAAATCGATGCCGAAATGCGCCTTGAGCTCGCGCTTGTAGTCGGCCTGCAGGGCGCCCTGCTCGGGCGGCAGCGATGGCCCCTGCGGGTTGTAGACCAGGCTGAGCCTGAGGCCGCTGCCCGGCTGCCCGTAGCCCAGCGCATTGAGCTTTTGCAGCGCCGCAATGCTCTTGTCGAACACGCCCTTGCCGCGCTGCTTGTCCACGTTGTCCAGCGAGTAGCAGGGCAGCGATGCCACCACCTCCACCTGCTGCTCGGCCAGAAATTCCGCCAGGTCTTCCTGCCCGGGCTCGAACAGGATGGTGAGGTTGCAGCGGTCCATCACATGCACACCCAGCGCGCGTGCGCGGCGCACCAGGTGCCGAAAGCCGTCGTTGAGTTCGGGCGCACCGCCCGTCAGGTCCAGCACGCCAATCGACCGGGCCCGGAGCACATCAATCACCAGGTCCAGGTGGGTGTCGTCCATCATTTCGGTGCGGTTCGGCCCTGCATTCACATGGCAGTGCACGCAGGTCTGGTTGCAGCGGTAACCCAGGTTGACCTGCAAGGTGGTGAGCGCACCGCGCTGCAGGGCCGGGAAGGTGGTGGCTTCAAGGAGGGGCAAGGTGGCGTGCATGGGGTTCTCGTGGGTCGGTCGTGGGCAGCATCGGTGCTGTGTGCTGCTTGGTCGGTGGGCGTTGCCGGTTTCTTACACAGGCCTGGCTGCAGAGGCTGCCTGCAGCTGCATCAGCGGCGGGCTTTCTCGTCGTCGCCCTGCGCGTGGGCGCGCATCAGCTGGCTCAAGAACGGGATTTGCTGGCTGAAGTTGCGGCAGCCCGCGCACATCATCAGGTGCACGTTCAGGCGCAGTTTTTCGGTCATGCTCAGGGTGCGCTCCTGGGCTTGCGACACCAGCCCGGTGGCGGACTTGCAGTTCAGCATGGCTGCTCCTTTTTCTTCATGTACCAGTGGTTTTCCAGGCATTCGCGCAGGCGCAGCCGGGCGCGGTGCATCAGCACATTCAGGTTGGATGTGGAGATGCCCACGGTGCTGCAGATCTCGTCGGATTCGAGCCCGATGTACTCGCGCATCATGAACACCCGGGCCTGGTGACCGGGCAGGCCCGTGAGGCAGGTCTCGAATACTTTCCAGAACTGGGCCTGGTGCAGGCTTTCCTGCGGGTTGCCCCAGGCGGCGGGGCGCTCGTCGGGCTCCCACATGCCCCGGGCGTTGAACAGCTCGTCCAGGTTTTCCTCACCGTCGCGCTCCTGCATCAGGGCGCTGGCCTCGCCCAGCCGTTTTTTCTGGCGCAGGGTATCGGCGATCTTGTTCTTGAGGATGGCAAACACCCACGTTTTGAGCGCCGCCTGGCCCCGAAAGGCCGCCGCGTTCTTCAGCGCGCCGATCAGCGCCTCCTGCACGGCGTCTTCGGCCAGCTGCTCGTCGCCCAGCTGCAGTGTGGCAAACCGCAGCATCTGTGCGCGCAGGCTTTGCAGTGCCTGCGGGTCGGCCAGCACATTGCCTGCCATGTCCTGAATATCCTCAAGCTCCATGTTCGCTCCGTGTTTTTTCGATCATGCCGAACTCCCATCGCCCCCGGGTTGGTTGGGCCATCGCCCGGGCGCAAAGCGGCGGATGAACCGCCGGTCGATCCAGTCCTTCCAGCGCCACACCCAGTGGCCCTGCGCCGACCACGCGCCCCACGATGCGATGGCGTAGCGCGGCCCGCAGGCCAGCAGGTACAGCGCGTTGGGCTTGGGTCTGTAGGTGTGCAGGGGCTCACCGGCCAGTGCCGCCATCAGGTTGCGCGCCAGCACTGGCCCCGCATGCACGGCATGTACGCCCGAGCGCGACAGGGCCGAGCCAGGCCGCGCACACACATCACCGGCCGCGAACACATCCGCGTGCGAGGTGCTGCGCTGGTGGCTGTCCACCAGGATGTAGCCCGCCGGGTCGAGCGCCAGCCCTGACATGGCCAGCCACACGGGCGCGCGTGCCCCGGTGGCGGCAATGACCAGGTCGGCGGGCAAGAAGCTGCCATCGGCCAGCAGCACGCCACCCTCGGCGCCCACGGCCCGCTGCATGTGCAGGT encodes the following:
- a CDS encoding TIGR04282 family arsenosugar biosynthesis glycosyltransferase; its protein translation is MKPTRTLIIAKAPIPGFCKTRLAPAIGTEAAARLARRMLRDAVDAACSASVGPVELCVTPGLDAFDWPSLNLPASVAWSDQGDGDLGARMGRAAQRTLAAGEAVLLIGTDCPGLDAAVLRNAAAALSEHDAAMVPTADGGYALLGLARFDALVFADMPWSTDAVATLTQQRLQQLGWRLHTLPTLHDIDEPADLRHLPPHWQAELPSPHPSKPSCT
- a CDS encoding TIGR04283 family arsenosugar biosynthesis glycosyltransferase, producing the protein MATLSVIVPMLNEAAALPVLCAQLESLAVQGIEVILVDGGSSDGSADRAEQMAQHMGFAVVRSARGRAVQMNGGAARARGDVLLFLHADTRLPAAAPALLTALDAQAVAWGRFDVTIEGRPAMLKVVAVLMNWRSRITGIATGDQAIFMTRKAFDAVGGFPVQPLMEDIEITSRLRRLARPVCLAERVTTSGRRWEQRGVWRTIVLMWRLRWAYWRGVPASDIAKAYR
- a CDS encoding FAD-dependent oxidoreductase → MKNLQSIALLAAAVLGVGAFFALGGQRWLTLDGLKAGLDQFLAWKAASPVLLGLAFGAVYVLVTALSLPGAVIMTLAAGAVFGLFWGTVIASFASTLGATLAFWSARYLLRDWVQARFGDRLKPINDGMARDGAFYLFTLRLVPVFPFFLINLVMGLMPIRSLTFYGVSQVGMLAGTLVYVNAGTQLAQITSLSGIVSPGVLLSFVLLGVFPLVAKAVLGWLARRRVYARWTRPQRYDRNLIVIGAGAAGLVTAYIGAAVKAKVTLVEAHKMGGDCLNYGCVPSKALIKTAKLASAMRHADRYGLAPATPQFSFRQVMARVHDVVRAIAPHDSVERYESLGVEVLQGYGRVVDPWTVEIEAADGTRQRLTTRSIVIAAGARPMVPPLPGLDDVGYVTSDTLWDRFGQLDAAPGRVVVLGGGPIGCELAQALVRLGSAVTQVEMGPRLMPREDAEVSDMVRAALAHDGVEVLTSHKAVRCEREGQGEEQGDGQGGAVRKWIIVEHNGVERRIEFDALVCAVGRVARLQGYGLEALGIPVDRTVVTNEYLETLYPNIYAAGDVAGPYQFTHTAAHQAWYAAVNALFGQFKRFKADYSVIPWATFVDPEVARVGLNEQEARDKGVAFEVTRYGIDDLDRAIADGTAYGFVKVLTVPGKDRILGVTIVGEHAADLLAEFVLAMKHGLGLNKIVGTIHTYPTLAEANKYAAGEWKRAHAPQQLLAWVKRYHAWRRG
- the arsS gene encoding arsenosugar biosynthesis radical SAM (seleno)protein ArsS (Some members of this family are selenoproteins.), whose protein sequence is MHATLPLLEATTFPALQRGALTTLQVNLGYRCNQTCVHCHVNAGPNRTEMMDDTHLDLVIDVLRARSIGVLDLTGGAPELNDGFRHLVRRARALGVHVMDRCNLTILFEPGQEDLAEFLAEQQVEVVASLPCYSLDNVDKQRGKGVFDKSIAALQKLNALGYGQPGSGLRLSLVYNPQGPSLPPEQGALQADYKRELKAHFGIDFNELFVITNMPIQRFGSMLVSKGQFHSYMQLLRSSFTENNHAAVMCRNLISVDWQGHLYDCDFNQQLGLPLPAAEGLPFKPRPHLADLLEQDPAGLPVRIADHCFGCTAGQGSSCGGALKA
- a CDS encoding zf-HC2 domain-containing protein; protein product: MLNCKSATGLVSQAQERTLSMTEKLRLNVHLMMCAGCRNFSQQIPFLSQLMRAHAQGDDEKARR
- a CDS encoding RNA polymerase factor sigma-70 codes for the protein MELEDIQDMAGNVLADPQALQSLRAQMLRFATLQLGDEQLAEDAVQEALIGALKNAAAFRGQAALKTWVFAILKNKIADTLRQKKRLGEASALMQERDGEENLDELFNARGMWEPDERPAAWGNPQESLHQAQFWKVFETCLTGLPGHQARVFMMREYIGLESDEICSTVGISTSNLNVLMHRARLRLRECLENHWYMKKKEQPC